DNA sequence from the Malus domestica chromosome 06, GDT2T_hap1 genome:
CATGCCTTACTATCAAGTCTCATACAGCGAGAGTCTTGAAAAGTACAAACAAATCGCGCCAattctattaagtataacataaaagTGCATCTCATTGTTACCATAGATGGTCAAACGCCAAACAAATCAGCACTAGAACATAAAAGTGCACGCCATGGGTAGATCAGAAAACGTTGGTATTTATTGGAATTTGTTTCTGTCATAGAGGTTGTATGTTTTCAAACATATTGAATTAACAAAGAACAGGCATCAACAACTAGACTAAATGAGGAAAACAGATTTAACGCACACGTAAATTTAAATTGTGCATAAACCTTTTCTTATCAAACTTCCCCTCTTCTTGAATTTGCATTGTGGATCCATCGTTAACACCAGCTGGGATGATCACGTTCATAGTTCTTTTTTACTGCACTTGTCCATCACCACTGCATCTTTGGCAAGGATCAGTGATTATTATACCATCACCACCACATTTTGAACAGGTTGATACCTATTAATCATTAAATATCATCTGTGAAGCATATCTCTTAGAGTGTGGTCTTGAAAAAATTATAGGAAGACTTCTATGGTGTCTGCATTATGAGGTAATGcagttttgatgatttttaatgttaTAAGCAGGTCTCTTTACCTGCGATATCGTTCCAAATGGTGTTTTCTGAGTTTTCATCACCCCTCCTCTTCCTCCACAACCAGTACATGATTTTATTCCTTTATCAGATTTAGCAccttagccgaccccacttagtgggaaaaggctttgttgttgttgttgttgtatcagATTTAGCACCTGTTCCACCGCAGTCATCACATGTCTCAACACAAGAAACTTCAATTTCTCTCTGTACCCAGAAAATGGATTCTTCAAAGCTCAAACACAGATCGCACCTGCAACATGAAAGTTAAAAGAAaagcctagaaaacataatttATGTGCCTTCAAAACAGATGAGGAAGATCATTCAACTGTAACAGTGAAACTACACGGTTACCGAATGTCAAGACGCTGGTTTCCCCTACTGCTGAAATTGAAGTTCATGCCTCCTGATTCACCCCTTCCACCAAAAATCCCATCTGACCCTCCAAAGAACGTATCAAAAACGTCAAAAGGATCCACCTACAGAATTTTGGTGATTCATTAGCATGCAGTTAAACCGGTCATCTACTTCCCTAGGAAAGAAACCAAAAATTACTAAGAAAAATGCACTTTCCCATGTCTATATTACTGAGAAGACCAGGAAGATCTTACCCCTGATGAACCCATGGTCGAGGAATCATATTCTCCCTCTAAACCAGCTTCACCAAAGTGATCATAtaactggtttggtattgctgtgctttgaaaaaaaactgtttctactatgttgtgagaataaactcatttttACTGCCTCACatgttcagttttttttttcacccaaaattgtgaaaataagttgtttttaagtgtttaccaaacacttttttgagctcagctttttttgatacccactttttataaaagcaactcAATATCAAACCAGTACAAAGACCTTTTCCCGCCATCTGATAGGACCTACAAAAATGATGAATGAAAAACGGAGCATGGATGCATCATATGCAATACACTCTGGAGGTTCAGAAAACAAGAGTCAAATCAATACATGACGATAAAATGAATGAGAAAAAATCCCATCTTTTACTGAAAACTGAtgccaaaagaaaaacagaaatgcgaaaatgaagagaaaaatgaCAATGCAGCATCACTGAAGAAGAAAAACTAGAAATCATAAATCGTAATACCTCATACGCAGCACTAATCTCTTTGAACTTGTCCTCAGCTCCACCGCCCTTGTGCGGATGATACTGTTCCAAGTTCCACCATTTCCGATATCAAATTTCCATCCGACACAAAATGTAATTAGATTATATCATCTATATATGAGTATCATGGCTAATTGCAACACAATTGACATCAAAATCACCGCCTTCCGGATGAAAAAACTAAATCTTTCGCTAATCGCCACTCATTCGAACATATCAAGTAGCTTTGCTTACAGTGCTAAATTGGGTTTCAACTTTCAATGCATCCAACTTACAAATTTCTGAAAAATCTTTTCTTCTGCTTCAATTTGTATGCAAATAACACGCATTGGAAAATAAACAACAGAAAGAAGTAGCTAACCTTTTGGGCGAGCTTTCTGTAGCGGACTTGATCTCCTGCAGCGTGGCAGTTCTGGTGACGTTAAGGGTCTTATAGTAATCGGTTGCCGCGGCACTGGCGATTAACCGAGCGCCGCGCTTGGGCTTGGCGCGGCGGAAAGGAGCTGAATTGGGTTTGAAGATCGGGTTTTTACTTCTGGTGAAGAATGTAGAAGCGGCGGAGCTGAGGGCGGAGCAGCTCAAAGAATAGGGCGGAAGTGGAACCGCAGAGTTGGGATTTGGCGGGAAATTGGAGGTGCAGGTGCTTTGGGTCACGGGCATACTTCGTTTTTTGAGATTGAAAATGGACGGTGGAGATGGGTTATGGAATTGGGAGGTGTCGGGTTTTAGCAGAGGTTTTAGGGTGAAGGGATTcggaactttaataaaaaaaatttgatactgtttattttaacgaaaaatcttatttttatactaaaaaattaattatgataatattcactttatcctttattttgtttttattattaaaatttaaaattttcaaatatttttcattagttttcctgaaAATATTTcaatgaagaagaaagaagattgTCAAACTGTCAGAAATGAGAACGAAACATAAGTTTGGGTCCCAACTGGTAAATATTTTCGGATACGACAAACAAGATTGAAGCAAATGTGAGAATAATGAAAAGTATATAAAGACCGTTTTACCCTGATGGAGCACCAAGAATAGTAGGTGATAATTGACCTTCTGGTATTCATTTCTATGTTAAGATAACAACTTACATGACATCGGGATTTTACAATCATGTTGTTCAACCTACGTCAATGCAATCCTTGTTCCTCGGCTTATGGCGTTGTCCTCTGTCTGATTAATTGATtaatatatttctttttatgagtttttatcacaaatggttccTAATGTATTGTGAAGTCACCATTTTAATTCTTTATGTTTCAAACTATATCATTGACTTTGTAAGACCCAAATACATGACATGTCAGCACGCTAACGAAATTCTTAAAGAAATTAGACGGCAAGGGCAACATTGATGAGTAAGCCAATAAATGGAGGACGAAATTGATGAGTTTAAAATATCAATGACCAAACTGATGACTTCACAATACATTAAGTATCATTTGTGATCAAAACCCTTctcattatttttcatttttggggGTGATGGTATTGAACTGCATTCGTGCCAAGGGAGGATTTCTTTTCGGTTGGACTACCCTAGTATAGCTCCTGCATAGTGTTACTAGCTCGTATGTTACATGTGTGAACGACAAGATTAATACGTCATCAAAATTCATTTGTGGTCAACTTTAATTGCTTTGTGTTTACAACAAACCGTATCACTTATTCACTTCTCTAGTTCTCTTGCTCACCAAATATTGCCCATCACCACCATTTTCCCTACCATTATAATTTTCATGGTGACAAATGCAATGCCATCAATTTTCATTCTTTGATTAAAGCGTAAACAAGTGATTTCCgtaacaaaaataaacaaaggtATGCGGAAATCATTTCCCTACGTATATTCACTCAGTTCGGAAATACCCTGGCCGCAACACCAAGGGATGGTTTGAAGAATCGTCATGGAATCAGTAACACAAATTCATCAAAGAAATAATATCGGCGAATTCTCAAGTTCACATTGAAAAGAATTAAGATCAATTGAATTGAAAGAATGGAATGTGTAAATCTACATGATGTTCTGTTTCTACATGTTCTTCTTCAACTACATTGTACAGTATTGCAATCAGTCCCCGTTTGGGTGACTACTTAAGTCGAGAAGAAACAGTCGGAGGAACACAATATGTAGAGATGCCCACAACTGCGATTCAGCGAAGGCATCCGACGTCCTCTTTCCTAATGCGAGCTCTTATTTCGGAAAACTACTTCTTCCTCCCTACGTACACCGCTGCGGTCCgccaaaatttgaaaagaaaaaacaccaAAGCTAAGACTGTGTGTCTATGTACAAGTTgtatcttcttcctctcctttcgGTTGGGGCTGCATTTGTCGACAAACTAATTTCTCCAAAGCTTCCTTCATCCACCAATTTTGACATGCTTCTCTCGCTTCAGCGACTGTCATCTGCA
Encoded proteins:
- the LOC103438246 gene encoding LOW QUALITY PROTEIN: uncharacterized protein (The sequence of the model RefSeq protein was modified relative to this genomic sequence to represent the inferred CDS: inserted 2 bases in 1 codon; substituted 1 base at 1 genomic stop codon), with protein sequence MPVTQSTCTSNFPPNPNSAVPLPPYSLSCSALSSAASTFFTRSKNPIFKPNSAPFRRAKPKRGARLIASAAATDYYKTLNVTRTATLQEIKSATESSPKRRKDFSEICKLDALKVETQFSTYHPHKGGGAEDKFKEISAAYEVDPFDVFDTFFGGSDGIFGGRGESGGMNFNFSSRGNQRLDIRCDLCLSFEESIFWVQREIEVSCVETCDDCGGTGAKSDKGIKSCTGCGGRGGVMKTQKTPFGTISQVSTCSKCGGDGIIITDPCQRCSGDGQVQXKRTMNVIIPAGVNDGSTMQIQEEGKFDKKRGKAGDVYIVXGLDLYSKINTDYTEAILGTVIKVETVEGLKELQIPSGIQPGETVKLQRMGVPDINRPSARGDHHFTVNVLIPKIIRDKERALVEELASLKSSREGHSAAPKGTGIRDGNFGKHRTSASNQATKRSVSLWESIKGVLGYASVAEEAVGRGICITQRGQATIVTGFIQAKSVVYGISFYCFSCNVYLYRDWKGR